The following coding sequences lie in one Takifugu flavidus isolate HTHZ2018 chromosome 4, ASM371156v2, whole genome shotgun sequence genomic window:
- the LOC130524739 gene encoding uncharacterized protein LOC130524739, whose amino-acid sequence MRDFPALFPCRMTRYRPCLSPFCLPRLFPGQPTCFLPLTTTSASAFLVPVCSPGFDFSAWPRLRCCSSPVCSATSSASSPVSPFLSLLPAVSGTAWFRGFTSFPFGAAFHLCSTHSLSLQPIDFVRARSLKNGLFPVFPCLPEFLFARVLIKVITTVQLSKVLHLGPNCTRHSTIWPNMDPAHSSPPQSHLDQVEGRLQQFEAQLASNAAEARQTASALEQALMSVATQVQQLAVSVSQPAAPVPAPAPPPPVPAPPPGTAPELWNPRALFWGPRGLQSVPHELFNPVCSAALHLYHQSPDWQSMPVGNGRVGEGHAGLFLFPGILCGTS is encoded by the coding sequence atgcgagactttccagcgttgtttccctgccggatgacccgttaccgaccctgcctgtctccgttctgcctgcctcgcctgttccccggacaacctacctgctttctgcccctgactacgacttctgcctcagcgtttctggttcctgtctgctcacctggttttgacttctccgcctggccccgacttcgctgctgctcgtccccagtctgctccgctacatcgtcagcctcatctcctgtaagcccctttctgtcactactgcccgctgtcagcggaactgcaTGGTTCCGAGGATTTACATCCTTCCCCTTTGGTGCCGCATTCCatctctgctcgacccactccctgagcctgcaacccatagactttgtgcgggcccggagcctgaagaacggactatttcctgtgtttccttgtctgcctgagttcctgtttgcccgtgtgttaataaaagtcattactacggtccagctttccaaagtgctgcatttgggtccaaactgcacccgtcacagtacaatctggccaaacatggacccagcacactcgtcaccacctcagtctcatttggaccaagtggagggaaggctccaacaattcgaggcccagctagcctccaatgctgcAGAGGCTCGGCAGACAGCATCGGCCCTGGAGCAGGCATTAATGTCAGtagccacccaggtccaacagctggcgGTCTCAGTGTCACAACCAGCCGCTCcagttcctgctccagctcctcctcctccggttcctgctcccccaccaggcactgctccagagctctggaaccccagagcgttattctggggacccagagggctgcaatCCGTTCCTCACGAACTGTTCaatcctgtttgctctgcagccctacacctttaccatcaatcacctgactggcagagcatgcctgtggggaacggcagagtgggagaggggcacgccggcctgttcctctttccaggcATTCTCTGCGGAACTTCGTAa